In a single window of the Agromyces sp. H17E-10 genome:
- a CDS encoding tetratricopeptide repeat protein gives MAQLITEADLDDLELRVSDGPGHHLAQAEKLERWAVEGDGFVLGDGVRRAQLLFIAAEHLEAAGELERALEVARRAIAASDVEPGEAGGTLVALLLDLGRRDEALAEADRLRAERIENWWHLLSVAEAFELADELDLAERWFVITLRAVERDPEHDVDDRITALAGRYRVRRDAGKAEDVLDLETRELATLLGVELT, from the coding sequence ATGGCGCAGCTCATCACCGAAGCCGACCTCGACGACCTCGAACTCCGCGTCTCCGACGGGCCCGGACACCATCTGGCGCAGGCCGAGAAGCTCGAACGATGGGCGGTCGAGGGCGACGGGTTCGTGCTCGGCGACGGCGTCCGCCGGGCGCAGCTGCTCTTCATCGCGGCCGAGCACCTCGAGGCGGCGGGGGAGCTCGAACGGGCGCTCGAGGTGGCGCGACGTGCGATCGCCGCGTCCGATGTCGAGCCCGGGGAGGCCGGCGGCACGCTCGTCGCCCTGCTGCTCGATCTGGGGCGTCGCGACGAGGCGCTCGCCGAGGCCGATCGGCTGCGCGCCGAGCGGATCGAGAACTGGTGGCACCTGCTCTCGGTCGCCGAGGCGTTCGAGCTCGCCGATGAACTCGATCTCGCCGAGCGCTGGTTCGTGATCACCCTGCGCGCCGTCGAACGCGACCCCGAGCACGACGTCGACGACCGCATCACCGCGCTCGCCGGCCGCTACCGGGTGCGGCGCGACGCCGGCAAGGCCGAAGACGTGCTCGACCTCGAGACGCGCGAGCTGGCGACGTTGCTCGGCGTGGAGCTCACGTAG